AATTTAGGCATGCAAGGGTATAATATTTACCAAGACCCAGAAACTAGCTTTAGCTATGCAAGCTTTGGTTCTTCTTTGTTAACAGGAGGAATAACACCAGGAATGGGGTATTGGGGAACGCTTACAACGAATACAACCGGCGCTGGTATTTCAAGTCTAATTGATGGGCAATCACCTTGGGTTCCTATGAGTGGGGCATTAGTGGGTTCAACAGCAGGCTACGGAGGCACAAAATGGTTAACTCATCGTCTTGAAAATAAATTTAATCCTTGGGCTAGTGGGTTTAAAGAGCGATATTTAACTGAAATGCCGTCAATATCTATTTCTCCCTCTAAATCACCTATTCCTAGTATAGTTGGAAGTACAATTGGAGCTATTGGTTCTGAATCAGCAAATAAAATAATTACAGAAGAACTAAAACCAGAGGATGAGAAATGAAAATATTAATATACTTTTTACTTTGGTCTTTGAGTATGTGTGTAACCATTTTTTTGACAATAATCTTAATTAAACTTCTAGTTAAGCTAATTTTATATTTTGAAAAAAACTCGTTAATTTGGAAATTAACTGATTTTATTGATGCCTTAAAAATAGGAGGAGTAATGGGATTGTTTTTAGGAGCAGTAATTTGTTTAGTTAATTATTTAGAACATAAAAGACACTAATATTCTTACAAAGAAAAAATTAGCGTCACACTGGGTCTTGTATGACTACCCTATTTTTCAGCCAACTGGATTATTAACAATCTGGTTTGGCGTATGAAGGGGGTAACATTAAACTCATTCAGTTACTTACCTATAATAGTTAGTTAGAGGTTCGCTATTTAGTACTAATTCTTTGACGCTAGTTTTTCAAATCTAAATTACGACCAATCTCTACCAAGCCTTTATGATTTTTTAACCAGCATAGGGCGTTTTAGTGGTGGTCTCTTTGGCGATGATCCTCTTCTTTTTTATAGAAATCAAAAAAACAATAAGAGGAAGTATATTGATGTAATCAGGAATGAGAGAGGAACTACCTACTATTCAATAGTATGATTTATTAGATAAAAAATCACTTTTTATCTCAGTGGAAAGTTATACTCAGTACTACTTTTTACTTACAGCAACTGATGATCCTAATAGAATTTATCACTATGATGTAAAAAAACCTTTTGATAGAGATGGTGAGCTTATTATCATTTAACTAAAATATCTATTTCCATATACAAAGTGATTAATTCTCAAGGTGCTTATGATGATGAAGTCTAGTGATAATTTAAAATGGTTGAAAGAAAGTGAACATTATCTCTATGAAAATAATGGTGGAGATTTATTCTACTTATTAGAGACGATGTATAAAATGGAAAAAATGAATTTTAGACAATTTATTTATGATGCATCTAGGGGAATTGGTAATGTTATTTGTGAAGGTTCTGAATATGTATTAGATATGGATTTAGATGATCCCGCTGATTTTCAAGCGGTAACTTTTTTTATTGGTGATTATGAATCTTCAACTATATCACCTAAAAATTTTGTTGAATTAATGCGAGTTATATCAAAAAACTATATAAAAGAAAATCCTCAAGATAAAGATTCGGTAGCATCTTCGATGTCAAAACTTGAATTACGTTATTTATAATTAATAACATAAATTTTGTATTATTAGTAAAATAAAAATCAATTAATTGTAAACTCATGGAATTATAAATTAATTTATATTTTACTATGTTATGTTTACATCTAAATAAAGCCTAGCTAAAAAAGATTAAAATAATAGCTAGGCTTTTTTATAGCCTAATAAAATGAGTTTATTTAAGATTTAGTTTTACATGTTTACGTTAAAACGAATAAAGCGAATCTTTAGACTCTTTTAATTTTTGTGCTAATTCAGAAGCTTCATACCGCTCTGTTACTATTTCGATGTAAGAGGCTCTTTCTGTTGATTCGGCTATTTCAAGTGTTTTATTTAATTCATCTATCGTTGTAACTTTTGCACAATGCCAATCTTTTGCACCGAAAGCTTTAGGCAATTGATGATAATTCCATTGAGCAAGATCGTTATAATAAGCTTCGGGATAATCACACAACAGCCGCTCAATTAAATAACCGTTGTTATTTAAAACAAGAATGATTGGTTTTAGTCCAAAGCGAACAAATTGGCTAATTTCTTGTACGGTTAATTGATGTGAGCCTTCACCTGTAATTAAAATAACGCGTTTTTCAGGCGCGGCAAGTGCTGCACCAAATGATGCGGGTGTTGCCCAACCAATAGAACCCCATAATGTTTGGTTATGGAACTGAACATCTTCTGGTAATAGAGCAAACCCTAATCCCATTGATGATGTACCAGTTTCAGCAATAATAATATCGTTAGGTTTAAAGAATTTCTCTAATCGGGGGTAGAGGTATTGAGCCGTAATTTCACCGTTATCAGATAAAACCGAGTTGCTTAACCCTTTAGCTTTTATCTGATGATACTTTTTATAAGGTAGTTGTTTTGTGAGCGCTGAGAGAACATCTTCCATATAAATATCATCATAAACAACAGAATCAATTTCAACATAATCTGACATGATGCTGATAAATTGCGTTGGTTTAATACTGGCGGTAAAACTACCGGTATTAAAGTCTGTCATCATTGCACCGATCCCTAATATATACTCGCTATTTTCGACAAACTCTCTGACATCAGGCGTCATTAATTTTCCATCGTACATCCCAACATATTGAGCATTAGATTCACTTAATATACTTTTATCCATAAACATAGTGGCGTAAGGTAAACCTGTTTTATCAATAAAAGCTTGGACATTATCTGATAACCCTAAACGTGTGGATAAAATACCAGGTAATACGCAGATATTATTGCTTTGTGTAAGCTTATCAATAATCAGTGATGCCACTTTTTCTAGTATTTCTTTATCACTTATTGGTTTTTTCGGTGTGGTAACAGATGTGTTTTCTATCACTGGCATCACAGCATAATCAGATGGTAAACCAATATAAACAGGACGACGTTCTTTTAATGCTGTTGCAATTAAACGCTCCATTTCAGCAATACAATTTTCAGGCGTTAATATTGCATGAGCACACGCAAGACGTTGAGCTAATTGATAGAAAATATCAAAATCACCATTACCTAAGGTATGGTGAACGAGACGTTTGCTTTTTTGTACGCCACTTGCTGGCATACCCACTAAATGAAAAATAGGTAGATTTTCTGCATAAGAGCCTGCAATAGCATTAATCGCACTTAATTCACCCACACCAAATGTTGTTGATAACGCTGCCATACCTTTAATTCGAGCATAACCATCAGCAGCGTAAGCTGCATTTAATTCATTGCAGTTACCAATCCAACGCAGATGCTTGCTATTACAAATTGTGTCTTCTATAGGAAAGGCGTAATCGCCGGCAACGCCAAAAATATCACTTATACCTAAGTCATATAATCGGTTTAAAATATATTCAATAACGGAATTGTTCATATTATCTCCATAAAATCCGAATAATAATCTATAAAAATAGAATTATTCATTTATATTATTCTTAATGTTTTATCTCGGATATTATTTGATATGAAATGGTTTATTATCATTGAGGGTATAACTAAATGTAATAAGGTAAGTATTGCTAATGGATATTCGCACGCTTCGCTATTTTGTTGAGGTTGTTCAATTAAATGGGTTTAGCCGAGCAGCTGATGCATTGTTTATTACGCAACCTGCGATTAGTCGCAGTATTAAAAAATTAGAAGATGAATTAGGTGTTGTTTTATTAGTGAGAGAGGTCAATGGCGTAAGGTTAACTGATGATGGTGCAATACTTTTTGAACATGCAAAAAAGATACTCACGCAATTTAATAGTATGAATAAAGCTATACAAGACAAGTCGGGACCATTGACAGGGACATTAAATGTGGGATTACCTCCGGTAATAGCTTCGACATATTTTGCCGACATTATTATGGCATTTAGTTCTCTACACCCTCAGGTTGAACTAAAAATATTTGAATTAGGAACTAAACAAATGGCAGAAGCGATGATAGAGGGAAAAGTAGAAACCGCAGCCGTAGTATTACCTTTTAATAATGACATATTTGAATTAACACCTTTTTCAGAAGAAAGCTTGATGCTATTAGTGTCTCCATCACATTCTTTAGCCATCAAAAAAGAAGTACATTTTAACGAGTTGATTAATGAATCATTTATTTTTTTCTCTGAAGATTTTCGCATTAATGATTTAGTTTATAGTGCCTGCGGTATTTATAATACAACGCCTATTGTTGCGGGACGTAGTGATCATTTAGATTTAATTATAGCGATGGTAAAAGCGGGTGTAGGTGTAACACTACTGCCTAGGAGTATGTGCAATAAAAATCCCATAGGTGATTTAGTGGTACTTCCTGTTGTTGAACCTACATTGTCATATCAATTGGCGTTAGCAAATAATAAAAATGGTTATAAAAGTCGAAGTTGCCAAGCATGGGATCGACTAGCAAGAGAAAAGCTAATAATAGAATAAAATAGCAAATTGAGGCTTACCAATATTCTATTTAAGAAATAAATATCAAAAATATTTTTAAATAACAAAAATGGCTGAACATAAATTATGTTATTTTTTTTGGAAATGTGGATAGCAGTATAAAAGCAGTTATATAAATGATAAGTTTATATTTTGCACGTAGCATTATGAGTAATAATAAAAGCGAGCAAAATACAAATTAATCAGACAAGACAGGAATAGGATAGGGAAAATGAATGAGAGTAATAGCTCTGTAAATCAACATTTTATTCGTAAACTTGAAAGTATTGTTGGTAAAAAACAGGTATTAACACAAGCACATAAAACAGAACGTTATCGTAAAGGCTTTCGTTCAGGACAAGGAAAGGCATTAGCAGTTGTATTTCCTGCCAATTTATTAGAACAGTGGCGTGTTTTTAAAACCTGTGTTGAAGCTGATAAAATCATTATTATGCAAGCGGCGAATACGGGATTAACAGAAGGTTCGACGCCTAATGGCGATGATTATGATAGAGATATCGTGATTATTAGTACATTACGTCAAGATAAAATACAGGTTCTCTCAGAGCATAATCAAGTTATTGCCTTTCCTGGTAGCACGCTGTGGCATTTAGAAAAAGTATTAAAGCCATTAGGACGTGAACCTCATTCTGTTATTGGCTCGTCTTGTATTGGTGCTTCTGTTATTGGAGGGATCTGCAATAACTCTGGCGGAGCTTTAGTTCGTCGAGGACCTGCTTATACAGAATTATCGCTGTATGCACGTGTTAATGAAAAAGGCGAGGCTGAATTAGTTAACCATTTAGGAATTGATTTAGGCGAAACCCCAGAAGAGATTTTAACCAATTTAGATAATCGTCATTACCATGAGAAACAAATACAAGCGACAGAAAAATTAGCATCCGATCATGAATATCATGAACGTGTGCGTGATGTAGATGCCAATACGCCTTCTCGATTTAATAATGATGAACGTCGTTTATATGAGGCTGCGGGGAGTGCGGGTAAATTATCTGTTTTTGCTGTGCGATTAGATACATTCCCAGCGGATCATCGTACTCAAGTCTTTTATATTGGTACTAATAATCCTGACGAGCTAGAAGATGTTCGTCGCCATATTTTAAGTCATTTTAAAAAGCTTCCTGTTGCAGGAGAGTATATGCATAGAAGCTACTATAAAATGGCTGAAGTGTATGGAAAAGATACATTTTTAGTGATTGATAAATTGGGTACAGATAAAATGCCTATTTTATTTGCCGTGAAAGGGCGAGTAGATGCGGTATTAAATAAAGTCCCTTTTTTACCTAAAAATATGGTCGATAGAACCATGCAGTTTATGAGCAAATTATGGCCAGCTCATTTACCCGAACGTATGACAGATTTCCGCGATAAATATGAACATCATTTAATGTTAAGAATGGCTGATGAGGGCATTGAAGAGGCATCAACCTATTTAAAAGAATACTTTAAACAAGCTTCGGGTGATTATTTTGAATGCACTGAAGAGGAAGGGAATAAAGCATTCTTGCACCGTTTTGCTGCTGCTGGTGCCGCTGTTCGTTATCATGCTGTTCATGTGAATGACGTTGAAGATGTATTGCCATTAGATATTGCATTGCGTCGTAATGACAAAGATTGGTTTGAAAAATTACCACCAGAAATAGAGAGTAAATTACTTTATAAACTCTATTGTGGTCATTTTATGTGCCACGTTATGCATCAGGACTACATTATTAAAAAAGGTGTTGATGCGAAGGCGCTAAAAGAAGAAATGTTAGCGTTATTAGATAAACGTGGGGCAGAGTACCCCGCAGAGCATAATGTTGGCCATATGTATTATGCAAAGCCTCAATTAAAAGCGTTCTATAAACATAACGATCCAACCAATAGTATGAATCCAGGTATAGGTAAAACCTCAAAATTAAAATATTGGGGAGAAGAGTGTGGATGTGGGCATGCACATAGTGAGCCTAAAATAGGTAACGTAGAGAATAAAGGATAAGTTTTATTTTTTTAATTGAAAATGATAAAGGCAGGATAAAACCTGCCTTTTTTCTATTTAGTCATTAGCCCATAATGCTTCGCTGTTATGAGCAATAAAATGAACATCAATTTCATCAGGGTTAATAAAATGACGAATGCGAGAATAAAAATAATCGCATGTCTCTTCATAATTATCATTCATAAAAATCACGATCCCAAGATGGTTGATTTTATCAAAAGGGATTTGTTTTAAAATATGTTCATCTTGAGTACCCATACTCCAGCCTAAAATGAGTAAACTATCATTAATGGTTGGAATAGCTTCATGATAAATACGTGTTAAATAGTTACTTGAACGTATAGTTTTTAGTTTTTCCTCACTTGTACCTTCAGAGATAAACAGCGGAGAGTAATTATGATCATCCCAATTTTGACTAATTTGATCGATAAGATGGTTGTCACCTTGAATACTTAATTTTAACTCTTCATCATTTTCATTCTTTGCAAGAATAAGATTACCATGAGGATAAAAAACAAGATTAGAACGATTACCTCTGTATTCGCGGTATTCTTCAAAATCTTCATAAAAACTGCTACGATTGAAACAATCTTTAAAAAGTGGATATGGATGATTATCATTAACTTGCATGATAGTCCAATAAAGCATAATGTCGTAATTCAAACTGAATATTGTGTCAAACTGCTTAATAAAATTAGCACAATTATTAATTTTATCTCTTACTTCATCAATACAAGGGTGGATACCTTTAACTGTATTAATTAAGGTTTTTTTTACTTGACTATGAGCCTGATGAATATCATTACAATCAATATTGAAGATGCTATTAATTACTGTAGCTTGGGTGAACTTTCTTAAAATATATTCAAAATCTTGAGAGTGAAAAGAATCAAAAATATTTTTTACATTTTTTGGCAACTTTGCATTGGAAAATAAATTAGAGTAATTAAAATTAGGATCTATAGCAATTGATGATCCATTTCCTAATAATAAACTTCCTGTAAATAACTCAGAAACAGCATTCCACTCTTTTACATTAAAACGCATAATAACCTCGGTATAAAATATGAGTGGTTATTTTATTTATTTGTATTTAGTTTTTATGCGTAGCTATTCGTAAATATATAATCAATTTATACCTAAAAAGGTGTGTTAATACCAGAGATTATAATAATCTCTGGTAATGATTAATAATTTATTGAATAGTATTAACTCGCAATTTCTTGAGCATATAAATAAAGCTCTTGT
This portion of the Proteus vulgaris genome encodes:
- a CDS encoding alpha-keto acid decarboxylase family protein, which gives rise to MNNSVIEYILNRLYDLGISDIFGVAGDYAFPIEDTICNSKHLRWIGNCNELNAAYAADGYARIKGMAALSTTFGVGELSAINAIAGSYAENLPIFHLVGMPASGVQKSKRLVHHTLGNGDFDIFYQLAQRLACAHAILTPENCIAEMERLIATALKERRPVYIGLPSDYAVMPVIENTSVTTPKKPISDKEILEKVASLIIDKLTQSNNICVLPGILSTRLGLSDNVQAFIDKTGLPYATMFMDKSILSESNAQYVGMYDGKLMTPDVREFVENSEYILGIGAMMTDFNTGSFTASIKPTQFISIMSDYVEIDSVVYDDIYMEDVLSALTKQLPYKKYHQIKAKGLSNSVLSDNGEITAQYLYPRLEKFFKPNDIIIAETGTSSMGLGFALLPEDVQFHNQTLWGSIGWATPASFGAALAAPEKRVILITGEGSHQLTVQEISQFVRFGLKPIILVLNNNGYLIERLLCDYPEAYYNDLAQWNYHQLPKAFGAKDWHCAKVTTIDELNKTLEIAESTERASYIEIVTERYEASELAQKLKESKDSLYSF
- a CDS encoding LysR family transcriptional regulator, yielding MDIRTLRYFVEVVQLNGFSRAADALFITQPAISRSIKKLEDELGVVLLVREVNGVRLTDDGAILFEHAKKILTQFNSMNKAIQDKSGPLTGTLNVGLPPVIASTYFADIIMAFSSLHPQVELKIFELGTKQMAEAMIEGKVETAAVVLPFNNDIFELTPFSEESLMLLVSPSHSLAIKKEVHFNELINESFIFFSEDFRINDLVYSACGIYNTTPIVAGRSDHLDLIIAMVKAGVGVTLLPRSMCNKNPIGDLVVLPVVEPTLSYQLALANNKNGYKSRSCQAWDRLAREKLIIE
- the dld gene encoding D-lactate dehydrogenase; this encodes MNESNSSVNQHFIRKLESIVGKKQVLTQAHKTERYRKGFRSGQGKALAVVFPANLLEQWRVFKTCVEADKIIIMQAANTGLTEGSTPNGDDYDRDIVIISTLRQDKIQVLSEHNQVIAFPGSTLWHLEKVLKPLGREPHSVIGSSCIGASVIGGICNNSGGALVRRGPAYTELSLYARVNEKGEAELVNHLGIDLGETPEEILTNLDNRHYHEKQIQATEKLASDHEYHERVRDVDANTPSRFNNDERRLYEAAGSAGKLSVFAVRLDTFPADHRTQVFYIGTNNPDELEDVRRHILSHFKKLPVAGEYMHRSYYKMAEVYGKDTFLVIDKLGTDKMPILFAVKGRVDAVLNKVPFLPKNMVDRTMQFMSKLWPAHLPERMTDFRDKYEHHLMLRMADEGIEEASTYLKEYFKQASGDYFECTEEEGNKAFLHRFAAAGAAVRYHAVHVNDVEDVLPLDIALRRNDKDWFEKLPPEIESKLLYKLYCGHFMCHVMHQDYIIKKGVDAKALKEEMLALLDKRGAEYPAEHNVGHMYYAKPQLKAFYKHNDPTNSMNPGIGKTSKLKYWGEECGCGHAHSEPKIGNVENKG
- a CDS encoding DUF4917 family protein — translated: MRFNVKEWNAVSELFTGSLLLGNGSSIAIDPNFNYSNLFSNAKLPKNVKNIFDSFHSQDFEYILRKFTQATVINSIFNIDCNDIHQAHSQVKKTLINTVKGIHPCIDEVRDKINNCANFIKQFDTIFSLNYDIMLYWTIMQVNDNHPYPLFKDCFNRSSFYEDFEEYREYRGNRSNLVFYPHGNLILAKNENDEELKLSIQGDNHLIDQISQNWDDHNYSPLFISEGTSEEKLKTIRSSNYLTRIYHEAIPTINDSLLILGWSMGTQDEHILKQIPFDKINHLGIVIFMNDNYEETCDYFYSRIRHFINPDEIDVHFIAHNSEALWAND